In the genome of Phlebotomus papatasi isolate M1 chromosome 2, Ppap_2.1, whole genome shotgun sequence, one region contains:
- the LOC129803255 gene encoding chymotrypsin-2-like, with translation MIRQVCLVVLLCTVGVFSRTLESPETDPDWYANWEGFIVGGQNAAAGQFPHTVSLRSVANSHFCGAFIVNNRWVVSAAHCTINRTPGNTRIIVGALQLSSGGTNMATARIENHPNYNGNTLANDICALQTSANIGFSNTVQPMAMGSNHVGGGVGATAAGWGRIGTNLPLANTLQWLNVQTLTNADCRARHNIINRQFVHDNTICTFTRQGEGMCNGDSGSALFVGNTAIGVVSWGIPCAQGFPDNFARVSSHRNWLIGHTG, from the exons ATGATTCGTCAGGTCTGCCTTGTTGTGTTGCTTTGCACCGTTGGTGTCTTCTCCAGGA CTCTTGAGTCCCCCGAGACAGACCCCGACTGGTATGCCAATTGGGAGGGCTTCATTGTTGGTGGTCAGAATGCTGCTGCTGGACAATTCCCTCACACTGTTTCTCTGAGATCCGTTGCTAACAGCCACTTCTGCGGTGCTTTCATCGTGAACAACAGATGGGTTGTCTCAGCTGCTCATTGCACCATCAACCGTACTCCTGGAAATACCAGGATTATCGTTGGTGCTCTTCAGCTCAGCTCAGGTGGAACCAATATGGCCACAGCCCGTATTGAGAATCATCCTAATTACAATGGAAATACTCTCGCCAACGACATCTGTGCTCTTCAGACCTCAGCCAACATTGGCTTCTCCAATACCGTACAACCTATGGCTATGGGATCTAATCATGTCGGCGGAGGAGTCGGAGCTACCGCTGCCGGTTGGGGACGCATTGGAACCAATCTGCCCCTTGCTAACACCCTTCAGTGGCTCAATGTCCAGACCCTTACCAATGCGGACTGCCGTGCTCGCCACAACATCATCAACCGTCAATTCGTCCACGACAACACCATCTGTACCTTCACACGCCAAGGTGAGGGTATGTGCAACGGAGACTCTGGATCTGCTCTCTTTGTTGGAAACACTGCCATTGGTGTCGTTTCCTGGGGTATTCCATGTGCTCAGGGCTTCCCTGATAACTTCGCTCGTGTGTCTTCTCACCGCAACTGGCTTATCGGCCATACCGGATAA